In the genome of Pelecanus crispus isolate bPelCri1 chromosome 17, bPelCri1.pri, whole genome shotgun sequence, one region contains:
- the SNRPE gene encoding small nuclear ribonucleoprotein E, which yields MAYRGQGQKVQKVMVQPINLIFRYLQNRSRIQVWLYEQVNMRIEGCIIGFDEYMNLVLDDAEEIHSKTKSRKQLGRIMLKGDNITLLQSVSN from the exons atggcGTACCGCGGGCAGGGCCAGAAGGTGCAGAAGGTGATGGTGCAGCCCATC AACCTCATCTTCCGCTACCTGCAGAAC AGGTCAAGGATCCAGGTGTGGCTCTATGAGCAAGTGAACATGCGGATAGAAGGCTGCATCATT GGCTTTGACGAATATATGAACTTGGTGCTGGACGACGCAGAGGAGATTCACTCCAAAACGAAATCGAGGAAGCAGCTGG GTCGGATCATGTTAAAAGGGGACAATATCACTCTTCTGCAAAGTGTTTCTAACTAG